The Streptomyces sp. NBC_01298 genome contains the following window.
GGTTCCCAGATGAGCCATGGGTTCTCCACATCATCGTGAAAAAGCCGTGCGGGCGCGGTCGCGCCCGACGGGTTCATGTCACGTGAACCTAGTGCCGACGTTCGACTTCGCGCCATCAGTTCGAGGAATCAGTTCGAGGAATCAGTTCCCAAAGAAACACACAGGTGTTGAACCGCCCCGACGCGCCGGCCGTGCCGTTGACAGGGGGATCGGCACCACCGTCCCCACACGGAGGTTGTTTTGTCCGCCGTCCCCGCTGTCCCCACCGCCCCCGCGTCACAAGGAGAGTCCCCCGTGACCACCGAAGCAGCGCCGCCCCCGGGCAGCGCGGGAACGCCGCCGGCGAGCCCCGCGGCCCCCACGGCCGAAGAGTTCGTACGCGTCCAGCAGAGCGAGGAGTTCGCCGAACTGCGCCGGGCCCACCGCTCCTTCGCCTTCCCGCTCACCGTGGCGTTCATCGCCTGGTACCTGCTCTACGTCCTGCTCTCCAACTACGCGGGCGACTTCATGGGGACGAAGCTCTTCGGCAACATCAACGTCGCCCTCGTGCTGGGCCTCGGCCAGTTCGCGACGACCTTCCTCATCGCCTGGCTGTACTCGCGCCACGCGGCGACCCAGCTCGACCCCAGGGCCTCGGCCATCAAGGCAAGGATGGAGGCCGGCGAATGAGCGCCCCGCTGTACGTGGCGGTCGCCGGTGCGGCCACGGCGGGTACGACCACCGCCGCCGGCGCCTCCGAGCACCGCCCGCTGATCATCACCCTGTTCGGGGCGTTCGTCATCGCCACCCTGGCCATCACCATCTGGGCCGGACGCCAGACCAAGGACGCCGCCGACTTCTACGCGGGCGGCCGCCAGTTCACCGGATTCCAGAACGGCCTGGCCATCTCCGGCGACTACATGTCCGCCGCGTCCTTCCTCGGCATCGCCGGAGCCATCGCGCTCTTCGGCTACGACGGCTTCCTCTACTCGATCGGGTTCCTCGTCGCCTGGCTGGTGGCCCTGCTCCTGGTCGCCGAGCCGCTGCGCAACTCCGGCCGCTACACGATGGGCGACGTGCTCGCGTACCGGATGCGCCAGCGCCCCGTACGCACGGCCGCCGGCACCTCCACCATCGTGGTCTCGATCTTCTACCTGCTCGCCCAGATGGCCGGCGCCGGCGTGCTCGTCTCGCTGCTCCTCGGCATCACCAGCGACTTCGGCAAGGTCGTGATCGTCTCGCTGGTCGGCGTCCTGATGATCCTCTACGTCACCATCGGCGGGATGAAGGGCACCACCTGGGTCCAGATGATCAAGGCCGTGCTGCTGATCGCGGGCACCCTGCTGATCACCTTCCTGGTCCTGTGGAAGTTCAACTTCAACATCTCCGACCTGCTGGGCAAGGCCGCCGACAACAGCGGCCAGGGCGTGAAGTTCCTGGAGCCGGGCCTGAAGTACGGCAAGGACTCGCTCTCGAAGCTGGACTTCCTCTCGCTGGGCCTCGCCCTGGTCCTGGGCACCGCCGGCCTGCCGCACATCCTGATCCGCTTCTACACGGTCCCCACGGCCAAGGCCGCCCGTAAGTCCGTGAACTGGGCCATCGGCATCATCGGCGCCTTCTACCTGATGACGATCGTCCTCGGCTTCGGCGCCGCGGCCCTGCTCAAGCGGGCCGACATCATCGCCTCCAACAAGGCCGGCACCACCGCGGCCCCGCTGCTCGCCCAGGAGATCGGCGGCGGCTCGGGCTCCACCGGCGGCGCCGTCCTGCTCGCCGTGATCTCGGCGGTGGCCTTCGCCACGATCCTCGCGGTCGTCGCGGGCCTGACGCTGGCCTCCTCCTCGTCCTTCGCGCACGACATCTACGTGAACGTGATCCGCAAGGGCAAGGCCACCGAGAAGGAAGAGGTACGGGCGGCCCGCTGGTCCACCGTGGTCATCGGAGCCGTGGCCATCGGTCTCGGCGCCCTGGCCCGCGACCTCAACGTGGCCGGCCTCGTCGCCCTCGCCTTCGCGGTCGCCGCCTCCGCCAACCTGCCGACGATCCTCTACAGCCTCTTCTGGAAGCGCTTCACCACCCAGGGCGCGCTGTGGTCGATCTACGGAGGCCTGATCTCCTCGGTCGTCCTGGTGCTCTTCTCGCCGGTCGTCTCCGGCAAGCCCACCTCGATGTTCAAGGGCGCCGACTTCTACTGGTTCCCCCTGGAGAACCCCGGCATCGTCTCCATCCCGCTCGGCTTCCTGCTGGGCTGGCTGGGAACCGTCCTGTCCAAGGAGAAGGCCGACCCGCGGAAGTTCGCCGAGCTCGAAGTCCGCTCGCTGACCGGAACCGGCGCGCACTGACACGCTGCGCCTCAGCGGCAGTACACCTGAAGCGAATGTACGAACACCCAGCGTGGCCGTGTCGTATTTCCCTACGACACGGCCACGTCCCGTCTCGTTCATTCGGGCACCCCTACAAGTCACGGGTGTCGCGTAGGCTCGTTGATAGCGCTCGTACTCTCATCCATCACGGCGCGAACCTCTACAAACCGGACAGGGGAGGGGGCTTACAGTGCTTCTCGACACCTACGGCCGCGTAGCCACTGACCTGCGCGTCTCACTCACCGACCGGTGCAATCTGCGCTGCACTTACTGCATGCCCGAGGAGGGTCTGCAGTGGCTCGGCAAATCGGATCTGCTCAGTGACGACGAGATCGTCCGCCTGATCCGCATCGCGGTCACCCAGCTCGGCATCAAGGAAGTCCGCTTCACCGGCGGCGAACCGCTGCTCCGCCCCGGCCTCGTCGGGATCGTCGAGCAGTGCGCGGCCCTGGAGCCCCGCCCCAAGATGTCGCTGACCACCAACGGCATCGGCCTCAAGCGCACCGCGCAGGCCCTCAAGGCCGCCGGCCTGGACCGGGTAAACGTTTCCCTGGACACCCTGCGGCCCGAGGTCTTCAAGACCCTGACCCGGCGCGACCGCCACAAGGACGTCATCGAGGGCATGGCCGCCGCCCGCGACGCCGGCCTCACCCCCGTCAAGGTCAACGCCGTGCTGATGCCCGGACTCAACGACGACGAGGCCCCCGACCTGCTGGCCTGGGCCGTCGAGAACGAGTACGAGCTCCGCTTCATCGAGCAGATGCCGCTCGACGCCCAGCACGGCTGGAAGCGCGACGGCATGATCACCGCCGGTGACATCCTGGAATCCCTGCGCACCCGCTTCACCCTCACCGAGGAGGGTTCCGAGGAGCGGGGCTCCGCCCCGGCCGAGCGCTGGGTCGTCGACGGCGGTCCGGCCACCGTCGGCGTCATCGCCTCGGTCACCCGCCCCTTCTGCGGAGCCTGCGACCGTACGCGCCTCACGGCCGACGGCCAGATCCGTACGTGCCTCTTCGCCACCGAGGAGTCCGACCTGCGCGCCGCCCTGCGCTCGGGCGCCCCGGACGAGGAGATCGGCCGCCTGTGGAAGGTGGCGATGTGGGGCAAGAAGGCCGGGTCCGGCCTCGACGACCCGACCTTCCTGCAGCCCGACCGCCCGATGTCGGCGATCGGCGGCTGATCCCGCACCGCCCTGACCGGCGGTTTCGAGCGAACCCGAGGGCTCGCGGTGGCTACGGCCGCTGCGAGCCCTCGGGCGCTTCCCACTCGTCGAGCTTCACGACGTCCTTGAGGAAACCGCGGACCCCCAGGAACTGGGACAGGTGCTCGCGGTGCTCCTCGCACGCCAGCCAGGTCTTGCGGCGCTCGGGGGTGTGTAGCTTCGGGTTGTTCCACGCCAGGACCCAGACGGCCGCCTCGCGGCAGGCCTTGGCGGAACAGGTGGGCGCTTCCGCGGCGGAAGAGTCGTTCATGAGTGCGTCTAGGGGAGTCACGGCTCAACCCTAAGACGGAATGGCGACGCCGAGCAGCCACGGGGGGAGCTGCCCGGCGTCGGTCCGTCGCTCCGACGGGGGATGCGGAGCGCGTAGGCAGTATGTCACGCAGGACCCGGTGCGGTGCACTGGAACTTCATGATTGATCTGAGCTTTTCTTGAGGTTTCCGTCACCCACCGCGGGGCGCACGGGCGCCGGAACGAAGTGGGACGGCAGGGAGGGCGTCGATTCGCGCCCCGCGTTGGCGATGACCACCGCGATGTACGGCAGCAGCGCCCCCGCGACGAGCGTCACGACGGCCACGGGCCGCTGCACGTTCCACAACACGATCGTCGCGATGACCGACAGGGTCCGGATCAGCATCGAGATCACGTACCGGCGCTGGCGTCCCCGTACGTCCTCGGCGAGGCTCATCCGCGCCCCCGTGATCCGGAAGACCTCGGACCCGTTCCGCTTCGTCCGCTCCACAACCCACCACCCGATCGATCGCCGGACACTCCCCGGCCCGGACGCCTCCACGGTACGCCGCGTGCCCGCCGACGGGCAGAGGGGGTGTCCCCCGAATGGAGGTGCCCGAAATGCGCAGTAGGCCGGACGGGTCGAGACTGGGCCCACATGCGCACAACGCGCCAGGAGGAGGCTCGACATGGGTTGGTTGTGGGCGATCATCGTCGGCTTTGTACTGGGACTGATTGCCCGGGCGATCCTGCCGGGCAAGCAGCACCAGCCCCTTTGGCTGACCACCATCTTCGGCATCATCGGCGCCGTCCTCGGCAACGCCGTGGCCACGTGGATCGGCGTCAACGAGACGCGCGGCGTCGACTGGATCCGGCACCTGCTGCAGCTCGCCGGAGCCGTGGTCGTGGTCGGGCTCGGCGACCTGATCTACAGCTCGCTGCGCGGCGGCAAGAAGCAGATGACCTGAGACCGAGGGCTCCCGCCCGCCTCCGCGGCGGAGCACGACGCAGGGGCCGGCCCGGACACAGTGTCCGGGCCGGCCCCTCCGTCGTGCCTGCGAGGTTCGGGGGTGGCGAGCCGGCCCTAGCCGGTGACCTCGACCGCCGCCAGGTTCTTCTTGCCGCGGCGCAGCACCAGCCAGCGCCCGTGCAGCAGGTCCTCCTTGGCGGGGACCGCGTCCTCGGAGGCGACCTTCACGTTGTTCACGTAGGCGCCGCCCTCCTTGACGGTCCGGCGGGCCGCCGACTTGCTCGCGACCAGTCCGGTCTCCGCCAGCAGGTCGATGACCAGGCCCGGCTCCGCCACCTTCGCGTGCGGCAGCTCGGACAGGGCCGCGGCCAGCGTGGCCTCGTCCAGGTCCGCCAGCTCGCCCTGGCCGAACAGCGCCTTGGACGCCGCGATCACGGCGGCGCACTGGTCGGCGCCGTGCACCAGCGTGGTCAGCTCCTGCGCCAGCGCCCGCTGGGCGGCACGCGCCTGCGGCCGCTCGGCGGTCTGCGCCTCCAGCGCCTCCAGCTCTTCCTGGGTCTGGAAGGACAGGATGCGCATGTAGGTGGAGACGTCACGGTCGTCCACGTTCAGCCAGAACTGGTAGAACGCGTATGGGGTGGTCATCTCCGGGTCGAGCCAGACGGCGCCGCTCTCGGACTTGCCGAACTTGGTGCCGTCCGCCTTGACCATCAGCGGGGTCGCGATGGCGTGGACGTGCGCGTCCGGCTCCACCCGGTGGATCAGGTCGAGACCGGCCGTCAGGTTGCCCCACTGGTCGGACCCGCCCTGCTGGAGCACGCAGCCGTGCCGGCGGTACAGCTCCAGGAAGTCCATGCCCTGGAGCAGCTGGTAGCTGAACTCCGTGTAGCTGATGCCCTGGTCGGACTCCAGCCGCTTGGCGACCGAGTCCTTCGTCAGCATCTTGTTCACGCGGAAGTGCTTGCCGATGTCCCGGAGGAACTCGATGGCGGACAGGCCCGCCGTCCAGTCCAGGTTGTTGACCATGAGCGCCGCGTTCTCGCCCTCGAAGGACAGGAACGGCTCGATCTGGGTGCGCAGGCGCGTCACCCAGTTCGCGACGGTCTCCGGGTCGTTCAGGGTGCGCTCGGCGGTCGGGCGCGGGTCGCCGATCTGCCCGGTGGCCCCGCCGACCAGCGCCAGCGGACGGTGGCCCGCCTGCTGGAGCCGGCGCACGGTGAGGACCTGCACCAGGTGACCCACGTGCAGCGAGGCCGCCGTCGGGTCGAAGCCGCAATAGAACGTGACGGGACCGTCCGCGAAGGCCTTGCGCAGCGCTTCTTCATCGGTGGACTGGGCGAAGAGCCCGCGCCACTTCAGTTCGTCGACGATGTCCGTCACGGTTCTGGGTCTCCTTGAACGAGATGCAACGAGGTGAAACGAGGTGAAAACGGAAAGCTGAGGTTTCCCCGCCAGTCTAGGCGGGGAAGGCCCGCACCTCTCACGCTTTGTTGATCCATCCCGTTGGTCGGACGCCGTTGATCAGACTCGGTTGATCAAACGCCCTTGCTGACCGAGCTCATGTTGAAGTCCGGGATGCGCAGCGCCGGCATCGCGGTCCGGGTGAACCAGTCGTTCCATTCGCGCGGCAGGGTCTTCTCGGTCCGCCCGGCCTCCGAGGCCCGGGACAGCAGGTCCACGGGGGACTCGTTGAACCGGAAGTTGTTGACCTCGCCGACGACCTGGCCGTTCTCCACCAGGTAGACGCCGTCCCGGGTGAGCCCGGTGAGCAGCAGCGTCGCCGGGTCCACCTCGCGGATGTACCAGAGGCAGGTCAGCAGCAACCCGCGTTCGGTGGCGGCGACCATCTCCTCCAGCGACTTCTCCCCGCCCGCGTCCAGGATCAGGTTCCCGAACGACGGGGCGACCGGCAGCCCGGTCAGTTCCGCCGTGTGCCGGGTCGTGGTCAGCCGGGCCAGCTCGCCGTCCTTGATCCACTCGGTCGCCGGGACCGGCAGGCCGTTGTCGAAGACGGAGGCGTCGTCCCCGGAGCTGTGCGCGATGACGAACGGCGCGGACTCCAGGCCCGGCGCGTTCGGGTCGCTGCGCAGGTTCAGCGGCAGCGGGGAGAGCCGCTCGCCGATCCGGGTGCCGCCGCCGGGCTTGGAGAAGACCGTCCGGCCCTCCACCGCGTCCCGGGCCGCCGCCGACCACATCTGGTAGATCACCAGGTCGGCCACGGCCGTGGGGGGCAGCAGCGTCTCGTACCGTCCGGCCGGCAGGTCGATCTTCCGCTCCGCCCAGCCGAGCCGGACGGCCAGCTCCGCGTCCAGCGCGGTCGGGTCCACGTCCTTGAAGTCCCGCGTCGCCCGGCCGGCCCAGGCGGAGCGCTGGCGGTCCGGGGACTTCGCGTTGAGCTCCAGGGTGCCGTTGGGCTGGTCGTGGCGCAGGCGCAGCCCCGTAGAGGTGCCCACGTAGGTGGAGACCAGCTCGTGGTTGGCGAACCCGTACAGCTCGCGGCCGCCCGCGCGGGCCCGGGCGAAGGCCTCGCCGAGGGCCGGGGCGAAGTCCGCGAACACCGCCGAGGAGGTCTCGGCGGGGGCGTCGGCGAAGTCCGGTGAGGACGGGGTGCCGGTGACCAGCGGCCGGGCGTCCTCCGCCGGTCCGGCGCCGCGGGCGGCCGCCTCGGCGGCCCGGACCAGCGGCTCCAGTTCCGCGGCCGTGACGGCGGAGCGCGAGACGACCCCCGAGGCCGTGCCCTCCTTGCCGTCGACGGTCGCGATGACCGTGAGGGTCCGGCCGCGGGTGACCCCGTTGGTGGTCAGGGCGTTGCCCGCCCAGCGCAGGTTCGCGCTGGACTCCTCGTCGGCGATGACGACGCAGCCGTCCGCGGTGGACAGCTCCAGCGCGCGCTCGACGATCTCATGGGGCTTGGTGGTACGAATCGACGAGCTCATCGCCCGGCCTCCTGCGTGGTGTTCAGGATGTTCACGTCGCGGAACAGCGCGGACGGGCAGCCGTGCGAGACCGCCGCGACCTGGCCCGGCTGGGCCTTGCCGCAGTTGAAGGCGCCGCCCAGGACGTAGGTCTGCGGACCGCCGACCTTCTCCATCGAGCCCCAGAACTCCGTGGTCGTGGCCTGGTAGGCGACGTCGCGCAGCTGCCCGGCGAGCTTCCCGTTCTCGATGCGGAAGAAGCGCTGCCCGGTGAACTGGAAGTTGTAGCGCTGCATGTCGATGGACCAGGAGCGGTCGCCGACCACGTAGATCCCGCGTTCCACCCCGCCGATCAGGTCCAAGGTGGAGAGTCCGCCCGGATCCGGCTGGAGCGAGACGTTCGCCATGCGCTGGACGGGCACGTGCCCGGGGGAGTCGGCGTAGGCGCAGCCGTTGGAACGGCCGAGGCCGGTCAGCTTCGCGATCCGCCGGTCCGTCTGGTAGCCGGCCAGGGTGCCGTCCTTGACCAGGTCCCAGCTCTGCGCCTCGACGCCCTCGTCGTCGTACCCGATGGTCGCCAGCCCGTGCTCGGCGGTCCGGTCGCCCGTCACGTTCATGATCGGGGAGCCGTACGCCAGCTTGCCCAGCTGGTCGAAGGTGGCGAAGGAGGTCCCGGCGTACGCGGCCTCGTAGCCCAGCGCCCGGTCCAGCTCGGTGGCGTGGCCGATGGACTCGTGGATGGTGAGCCACAGGTTCGAGGGGTCCACGACCAGGTCGTAGCGCCCGGCCTCGACGCTCGGCGCCCGCATCTTCTCGGCGAGCAGCCCGGGGATCGCCTCCAGTTCGGAGTTCCAGTCCCAGCCGGTGCCCGTCAGGTACTCCCAGCCGCGCCCGGCCGGCGGGGCGATGGTGCGCATCGAGTCGAACTCGCCCGTGGTGGCGTTCACGGAGACGGCGGTGAGCTGCGGGTGGATGCGGACCCGCTGCTGGGTGGTGGAGGTGCCCGCGGTGTCGGCGTAGAACTTGTTCTCGTGGACCGCGAGCAGCGAGGCGTCCACGTGGGCCACCCCGTCGGCCGCCAGGAGGCGCGCGCTGAAGTCGGCGAGCAGCGCGGCCTTCTCCGTGTCGGGAACCTCGAAGGGGTTCACGTCGTAGGCGGAGATCCAGGTCTTGTCGGCGTGCACCGGCTCGGCGGCGAGCTCGACCCGCTCGTCCGATCCGGCCGCCTTGATGATCTGGGCGGAGAGCTTCGCCATGGCCACGGCCTGCGAGGCCACCTTGGCGGCGGCGTCCATGGTCAGGTCCACGCCGGAGGCGAACCCCCAGCTGCCCCCGTGCACCACGCGGACCGCGTAGCCGAGGTCCGTGGTGTCGGAACCGCCGGAGGGCTTGGCGTCGCGCAGCCGCCAGGAGGCGCTGCGGATGCGTTCCAGCCGGAAATCGGCGTGATCGGCGCCCAGCGCGCGCGCCCGCGCGAGCGCCGCGTCGGCGAGCGCCCGCAAGGGCAGCGCGGTGAAGGCCGCGTCGATGGAATGGGGCACGGAGGTCCTCCCGGGGGTTGGGGCAGCTGGCACGATCATGTCGCGCCGGGGCTCGCGGTGCCTACATCTTTCTGTAGGGACTCGACAGAGCGCGTACCGAGGCCCTGTCGGAGCCGGATTCTCCGTAAGGGGTACTTGACCTATAGGTTTTTGGTATTCAGACCGCTAGTCGAAAGGGTGATCCGTTGAGCCGCTCGGTTCTCGTCACCGGAGGTAACCGGGGCATCGGCCTCGCCATCGCCCGAGCCTTCGCGGAAGCGGGGGACAAGGTCGCGATCACGTACCGGTCGGGCGAGCCCCCCGCGGAGCTCACGGCCCTGGGCGTCCTGGCGGTCCGCTGCGACATCACGGACTCCGACCAGGTCGACCAGGCCTACAAGCAGGTCGAGGACGCGCACGGCGCGGTCGAGGTCCTGGTGGCCAATGCCGGCATCACCAAGGACACGCTGCTGATGCGCATGTCCGAGGACGATTTCGCCTCGGTGGTCGACACCAACCTCACCGGCACCTTCCGGGTGGTCAAGCGCGCGAACCGCGGCATGCTCCGTGCCAAGAAGGGCCGCGTCGTCCTGATCTCCTCGGTCGTCGGCCTCCTCGGCTCGGCCGGTCAGGCCAACTACGCCGCCTCCAAGTCGGCGCTGGTCGGCTTCGCCCGTTCCCTCGCCCGCGAGCTGGGCTCCCGCAACATCACCTTCAACGTCGTCGCGCCCGGCTTCGTGGACACCGACATGACGAAGGTGCTCACCGACGAGCAGCGGGCCGGCATCGTCGGCCAGGTGCCCCTGGGGCGCTACGCGCAGCCCGAGGAGATCGCGGCCGCTGTCAGCTTCCTGGCGTCCGACAACGCCGCGTACATCACTGGTGCCGTCATTCCCGTTGACGGCGGATTGGGCATGGGTCACTGATCACCATGAGCGGAATTCTCGACGGCAAGCGCATCCTCGTCTCCGGGGTGCTGATGGAGTCCTCCATCGCCTTCCACGTCGCCAAGCTGGCTCAGGAGCAGGGCGCCGAGGTCATCCTCACCGCGTTCCCGCGTCCGACGCTGACCGAGCGCATCGCCCGCAAGCTGCCCAAGCCCGCCAAGGTGATCGAGCTCGACGTCACCAACGACGAGCACCTGGCCCGCGTGGAGGAGCTCGTCCGTGCGGAGCTCGGCGGCCTCGACGGCGTCGTCCACTCCATCGGCTTCGCGCCGCAGGACGCGCTCGGCGGCAACTTCCTGAACACCCCGTTCGAGTCGGTCGCCACCGCCATGCACGTCTCGGCGTTCTCGCTGAAGTCGCTGACCATGGCCTGCAAGCCGCTCTTCCCGGAGAACGAGGGCGCCTCGGTCGTCGGCCTCACCTTCGACGCGCAGTACGCGTGGCCGCAGTACGACTGGATGGGCCCGGCCAAGGCCGCCCTGGAGGCCACCAGTCGCTACCTCGCCCGTGACCTGGGCAAGGAGAAGATCCGCTGCAACCTGATCTCGGCGGGTCCGATCGGCTCGATGGCCGCGAAGTCCATCCCGGGCTTCTCCGGCCTCGCGGACATCTGGGACCAGCGTTCCCCGATGGCCTGGGACATGTCGGACCCGGAGCCGGCCGCCAAGGGCGTCGTCGCCCTGCTGTCGGACTGGTTCCCCAGCACCACCGGCGAGATCATCCACGTCGACGGCGGCCTGCACGCCGTGGGTGCCTGACCCTCGCGAGCGTTCCGTTCCGCCCGATCCGGGCGGCCCGTTCCATCCGTACGGCGGCGGCCGCGTCTTCCCTTCCGGGAGGCGCGGCCGCCGCCGTTCCGGTGCGCGGGGTGGGGGCCGTACGGGATGGCTCGATCAGATGTCCGCCCCCGGAGCGGATCTTCCCGAGTCGAAAATCAGGACATTTCCCTGCAAACTGGGCCTGTCGGGATCTTCCCGGCTCCTGCGGGGAGGGGGTACGGGAGTGCGCGCGAGGCGGAGCCGAGCGGTATCCCTGCTGGTCACCTCGGTGGTCCTGACCGGATTCCTGCTCCCGGGAGCCGTCGCGCGGGACGAGGGGCCGGCCCCGATGCCCGGTACCGACCTCCAGGCCCCCGGGCCCGGTACGGACGTGCAGGCTCCGGCCGTGGTCGATCTGGCCCAGATCCCCGCCGAGCCGCCCGTACAGCCCGCGAAGCCCGCCAAGGAGCTCTTCGGGGCCGACTGCGACACCGAGATCAACGGCTCCCAGGTGGTGGCGTTCTGCCACAACGGCTACCCCCAGACCGACCTGGTCCGCCTGCACGTGGAGTGCGACCGCTGGTGGGACGTGGACGGGGACGGCGCCGCCGTGGCCGTCGGACCGGCCGGCCGGGTGGAGCTCTCCGGCCGCTGCTGGAAGGAAGTCCGCTCCGCCTGGGTCAGCCACCAGCGGCAGTGACCCCCGTGGGCCGCCGCCCCTCCTCGGCCAGGCAGACGAACGGGTAGCCGGCCGCCTCCGAGGCCGCCGCGTCCCCGTCGCCGCGCCGGATCGCCTCGATCAGCCGCTCGTGGTCCAGGTGCGAGGCGGGATCGAGCTCCGTCCCCACGTCGGTGCGCAGCCAGTCGGCCACCAGGTCGCCGAGGTCCGCGTACAGCTCGATCAGCACCTCGTTGTGCGAGGCCGCCACCACCGCCATGTGCAGGGCCACGTCCGCCGCGATGAACGGCTCCGCGTCCCCGCCCCGCCACGCCTCCTCGCGCCGCGCCAGCAGCGCGTCCAGCTGTACGAGGTCCCGCGCGGTCCGCCGCTCCGCCGCGAGACGGGCCGCCGAGGACTCCAGCGTCGAGCGCAGCTCCGCGATGTGCCGGGGGTCGGCGCCGGCGAAGCGGCGGTGCATGACCCCGGCCAGCTCGCTGGTGGCGATGACGTAGGTCCCCGAGCCCTGGCGAATGTCGAGGAGGCCGTTGTGCGCGAGGGCCCGGACGGCCTCCCGGACCGTGTTGCGGGCGACTCCCATCAGCTCCACGAGCTCCGGCTCGGTCGGGATGCGGGAGCCCACGGGCCATTCGCCGGTGGTGATCTGGTTCCTGAGCTGGGCGATCACCTGGTCGACGAGGGCGGATCGCCGGGGCGAGGTCAGCGGCATGCGGTCGGGGTTCCTCTCGGGGCGTGCGCGATGGGGGCGGGGGTCACG
Protein-coding sequences here:
- a CDS encoding FadR/GntR family transcriptional regulator; amino-acid sequence: MPLTSPRRSALVDQVIAQLRNQITTGEWPVGSRIPTEPELVELMGVARNTVREAVRALAHNGLLDIRQGSGTYVIATSELAGVMHRRFAGADPRHIAELRSTLESSAARLAAERRTARDLVQLDALLARREEAWRGGDAEPFIAADVALHMAVVAASHNEVLIELYADLGDLVADWLRTDVGTELDPASHLDHERLIEAIRRGDGDAAASEAAGYPFVCLAEEGRRPTGVTAAGG